One genomic window of Quercus lobata isolate SW786 chromosome 9, ValleyOak3.0 Primary Assembly, whole genome shotgun sequence includes the following:
- the LOC115961824 gene encoding two-component response regulator 24-like — MLKSKTGMEDGFLSSVGAGDSTMLEPPTEITALVVDDDTINQMIHHRLLDNLGIRNQVVRNGKEAIDVHCSGKNFDLILMDMEMPVMNGIEATRKLRAMGIRSMIAGVSTNTRERENFMEAGLDDYQEKPLTTSKLVSILHKVHKDD; from the exons ATGTTGAAGAGTAAAACTGGGATGGAAGATGGATTTCTAAGTAGTGTTGGAGCTGGAGATTCTACAATGCTGGAACCACCAACTGAAATTACTGCACTTGTTGTGGATGATGACACTATAAATCAAATGATTCATCATAGACTTTTGGACAATCTAGGCATACGAAATCAGGTGGTGAGGAATGGCAAAGAAGCTATTGATGTCCATTGTTCAGGAAAGAACTTTGACCTTATTTTGATGGACATGGAAATGCCTGTCATGAATGGCATCGAG GCAACAAGGAAACTCCGTGCTATGGGCATCCGAAGCATGATTGCGGGTGTATCGACAAAcacaagagaaagagaaaattttatggAAGCTGGACTAGATGACTATCAAGAGAAGCCCTTGACAACTAGTAAGCTCGTTTCAATCCTCCATAAAGTCCACAAAGATGATTGA